One window from the genome of Molothrus ater isolate BHLD 08-10-18 breed brown headed cowbird chromosome 5, BPBGC_Mater_1.1, whole genome shotgun sequence encodes:
- the FAM3C gene encoding protein FAM3C, whose protein sequence is MRIAGAAKLVVVIAIFLLTFYVISQVFEIKMDANLGHIFARSALDAAARSTKPPRYKCGISKACPEKHFAFKMSSGAANVVGPKICVEDNVLMSGVKNNVGRGINMALVNGKTGELLDTKFFDMWGGDVAPLIEFLKTIQDGTIVLMATYDDGATKLNEEARRLIAELGSTSITNLGFRDNWVFCGGKGIKTKSPFEQHIKNNKDTNKYEGWPEVVEMEGCIPQKQD, encoded by the exons GTGCTGCAAAGTTGGTAGTAGTCatagcaatatttttattgacGTTTTATGTCATATCTCaagtgtttgaaataaaaatggatgCAAACTTAGGACACATATTTG ctaGATCAGCACTGGATGCAGCTGCACGCT ctACAAAACCTCCAAGATACAAGTGTGGGATCTCTAAAGCTTGTCCTGAAAAGCATTTTGCATTCAAAATGTCAAGTGGAGCAGCAAATGTAGTTGGACCTAAAATTTGTGTAGAGGATAATGT TTTAATGAGTGGAGTAAAAAATAATGTTGGCAGAGGAATAAATATGGCCTTGGTCAATG gTAAAACAGGAGAATTATTAGATACTAAGTTCTTTGACATGTGGGGAGGAG ATGTGGCACCACTTATTGAATTTTTGAAGACCATCCAGGATGGAACAATTGTGTTAATGGCAACATATGATGATGGTGCAACCAA GCTTAACGAGGAAGCACGGAGACTGATTGCTGAATTAGGAAGCACATCCATCACTAACCTTGGCTTCAGGGACAACTGGGTCTTCTGTGGTGGGAAAGGAATTAAAACTAAAAGTCCATTTGAACAG CATATAAAGAATAACAAGGACACAAACAAGTATGAAGGCTGGCCAGAAGTTGTTGAGATGGAAGGCTGTATCCCTCAGAAGCAAGactaa